The following coding sequences lie in one Rhodohalobacter barkolensis genomic window:
- a CDS encoding PIG-L deacetylase family protein, protein MKQILITTLLLFIAASTVKAQINTSDDTPLRVIAIFAHPDDADSKMGATAAMMAEMGHEVKFLSLTNGDAGHQEKGGGALARIRRAEAEEAGERLGIEEYEVFDNHDAELLPDLHIRMDVIRAIREWNADVVLGLRPNDYHPDHRNAGKLVIDASYMVIVPNVAPDTPPLPNNPVFFYMQDRFSKPNPFSHDVVVGIDSHIETKLAGLDAHTSQMYEWLPWTNQSLDEVPEDPDERVEWLRQRWIGREMSDEQRAGLEKWYGSERASEFKYAESFEIAEYGRYPSEEELKMIFPMLGN, encoded by the coding sequence ATGAAACAAATTCTAATAACCACACTACTGCTTTTTATTGCTGCATCAACAGTAAAAGCACAGATCAATACATCTGACGATACTCCACTGAGAGTGATTGCAATTTTTGCCCATCCCGATGATGCTGACTCTAAAATGGGAGCAACAGCTGCTATGATGGCTGAAATGGGTCATGAAGTTAAATTCCTTTCACTGACGAATGGAGATGCAGGACACCAAGAAAAAGGCGGTGGAGCACTTGCCAGAATTCGCCGGGCTGAAGCCGAAGAAGCCGGTGAGCGACTTGGTATCGAAGAATATGAAGTATTTGACAATCACGATGCAGAGCTGCTTCCCGATCTTCATATCCGAATGGACGTGATACGTGCGATTCGCGAATGGAATGCGGACGTTGTACTGGGTTTGCGACCTAATGATTACCACCCGGATCACAGAAATGCAGGGAAACTGGTAATTGATGCTTCCTATATGGTGATTGTGCCAAACGTAGCACCCGACACCCCACCACTGCCAAATAACCCTGTTTTCTTCTATATGCAGGACAGATTTAGCAAACCGAATCCATTCAGCCACGATGTTGTGGTAGGAATTGATTCTCACATAGAAACTAAACTTGCCGGACTGGACGCCCATACTTCTCAAATGTATGAATGGTTGCCATGGACCAATCAAAGTCTCGATGAGGTTCCTGAAGATCCTGATGAAAGAGTTGAGTGGTTACGTCAACGTTGGATTGGCCGTGAAATGTCGGACGAGCAGAGAGCAGGCCTTGAAAAGTGGTATGGCTCCGAAAGAGCTTCAGAATTTAAGTATGCCGAATCATTTGAAATTGCTGAGTATGGAAGATATCCATCTGAGGAAGAGCTTAAAATGATATTCCCAATGCTGGGTAACTGA
- a CDS encoding ROK family protein, giving the protein MINQTAIGIDLGATNIRVGLVQGGELVQVENCQLPEDKSVMSILNKMGEMIETVDDGAEHIGIGVPSVVDSAEGIVYDVQNIPGWEKVHLKDLLEEKTGKQVYLNNDANCFALGEWMFGNGKGKKNMIGIIIGTGFAGGIIIDGKLYEGRNCGAGEFGMIPYKQSILEHYCSGQFFTRLVGVRGEEIYEKAMNNDSPSKKLFQEFGKHVAEAIKIVLYTYDPESIILGGSVSQTFPLFQKGFEQELKSFGFTNSLKNVEITISKTKHIAILGAAALCANHINVNHTEK; this is encoded by the coding sequence ATGATCAATCAGACGGCTATAGGAATAGATCTTGGAGCCACCAACATCAGGGTTGGTTTAGTTCAAGGTGGTGAACTTGTTCAGGTAGAAAACTGTCAATTACCCGAAGATAAATCTGTGATGTCCATCCTGAATAAAATGGGTGAGATGATTGAAACAGTAGATGACGGGGCAGAACATATTGGCATTGGCGTGCCCAGTGTAGTCGACTCTGCCGAGGGAATCGTTTACGATGTTCAGAATATACCCGGTTGGGAAAAAGTGCACCTCAAAGACCTTCTTGAAGAGAAGACCGGAAAACAGGTTTACCTGAATAACGATGCAAATTGTTTTGCACTTGGTGAATGGATGTTTGGGAATGGAAAGGGGAAAAAGAATATGATCGGTATCATTATCGGTACCGGGTTTGCAGGTGGTATTATTATTGATGGCAAACTTTACGAAGGCAGAAATTGCGGAGCCGGAGAATTCGGCATGATTCCTTACAAACAGTCTATATTGGAACACTACTGCAGCGGTCAGTTTTTTACCCGGCTGGTTGGTGTTCGCGGAGAAGAGATCTACGAAAAAGCGATGAATAACGACAGCCCATCAAAGAAGCTTTTTCAGGAGTTTGGTAAACATGTAGCCGAAGCAATTAAAATTGTGCTCTATACCTATGATCCGGAATCAATAATTTTAGGCGGATCTGTCAGTCAAACATTTCCACTATTTCAAAAAGGATTCGAGCAGGAACTGAAAAGTTTTGGTTTCACCAACTCACTGAAAAATGTTGAAATCACAATTTCCAAAACTAAACATATTGCAATATTAGGTGCCGCAGCACTTTGCGCCAACCATATTAATGTTAATCACACGGAAAAATGA